From the genome of Mucilaginibacter paludis DSM 18603:
TTTGATATAATGATATTTGCTTGCATCGCTGCTGCTTAGGCGTGGGTTAAGTGTTCCTGCTCAGATCCGGAGATACCATCCTTATTCATGATCTCGGTTTGTTTACGGATAGATTCGCTGTGCAGCAATTCTAATAATTTTTCGGTAAACTCTTTGCTCAACTTTAAAGCAGCTCCGTAAGCGGTACGCTTTTGCAATATCTCGTCCCAACGGTTAACCTGTAAAATGGTGATACCGTTATCTTTTTTGTAGTTGCCAATTTTTTCAACTATCTGCATTCTTTCAGCTATTTTCTGGATCACCAAGTCATCAATTTTATCGATGTCGTTACGCAGAATAGCTAATTTATCTTTAACCTCGGCTGTACCGGCTCCTGGCTTCCTGATTTCCAAACGGCTCATGATCTCGTCTAATGCCGAAGGTGTTAACTGTTGCTTGGCATCAGTCCAGGCTACAGACGGATCGATATGCGATTCGATGATCAAACCCTGCATATCCAGATCGAGCGCTTTTTGGGCGATGTAAGGGATTAGCTCGCGGTTACCGCAAATATGGCTCGGATCGCAAATGATAGGCAGATCGGGTGCATGTGTCTTCAGGCTGATGGCCAGATCCCACATTGGCTCGTTGCGGAAAGCTGTTTTCTCGTGTGATGAAAAGCCCCGGTGTATAGCAGCCAGTTTGGTAATGCCGGCATTGTTAACACGCTCCAAAGCGCCTATCCATAACGACAGATCAGGATTTACCGGGTTTTTTACAATTACAGGTACATCAACACCTCTTAAAGCATCGGCAATTTCCTGCACGGTAAAAGGGTTAGCTGTTGAGCGGGCACCTATCCATAAAACATCAACTCCGCCTTTCAAGGCTTCTTCTACGTGTTTGGCTGTGGCTACTTCAACCGCGGTTGGCAGGCCAGTTTCGGCTTTAGCGCGTTTCAACCATTCCAGGCCAATGCTGCCAATACCTTCAAACTCTCCCGGACGGGTACGCGGTTTCCAGATGCCCGCACGCAAAACCGATACGCGGCCTGTTTTTGCCAATAAANNNNNNNNNNNNNNNNNNNNNNNNNNNNNNNNNNNNNNNNNNNNNNNNNNNNNNNNNNNNNNNNNNNNNNNNNNNNNNNNNNNNNNNNNNNNNNNNNNNNAGAAGATCTATTTATCTCCTATAATTGACATGTTCGACGGGGAAGTCATTTCTTATAGTATTTCAAAATCTCCAAATATGCAGATGATAGATGAAATGTTATATGAGGCTTTTGATAAAGTGAAAGATATAAGGGGACTTATTTTTCACTCTGACCAAGGGTGGCAATATCAACATTATGGATATAGAAAGGCTTTGGAAAAACATGGAATTATTCAAAGCATGTCCAGAAAGGGAAACTGCTTGGATAATGCCTTGGCCGAAAGCTTCTTTGGGATCTTAAAGACAGAATTACTGTACAAACAGAGCTTTGAAACTGCGGAAGAATTTATAACTTCGTTAAAAGAATACATTCATTACTATAACAATGAAAGAATAAAAAACAGGTTAAATGGAAAGAGCCCGGTGGAATACCGAGCTCTCGTACAAAAAACTTAATTTTGTAAACTGTCCAACTTTTTGGGGTCACACCAATTTTGAGACAGCCTCTTTTTTTTAACTATATTCACATCCATTTTATACATGTATGAAGAGCAAAGCCAAATTATTGTCCATCGTCCTATTATTGATAGCCGTTCAAGTTACAACCGTTAACAGCTATGCACAAACCAAAGCTGCCTCTAAAACGCCAACCGGAATCCTTTTTATAGAAGACCAATGGCAGTTAGCTTTAAAACAAGCCGCCGCCCAGCATAAATACATCTTTGTAGATGCCTATGCCACCTGGTGCGGGCCTTGTAAAATGCTTAAAGCCACCACTTTTAAAAACGATAAAGTAGCCGCTTTTTATAATAAAAACTTTATTAACGTGGCGATGGATATGGAAAAAGGCATTGGCCCGCAACTGGCTAAAGAATGGCAGATGCAAGCCTACCCTACTTTAATTATATTTAACTCGAAGGGGCAGCCCGTATTGGGCACGGTTGGTTTTATGCCGGCAGATAAGCTATTGCAATTTGGGCAGCAAGCTTTGGCTAAGAAGATTTAAGGTTGTGCTTTAATTCTGCATCAGGCCCAATATCCAGCAGACCGGTCAGACGCAGAAGATTCCTCTTCGTACCTCATCGTATGACATTTGTTTTAATGAGCTCACCCTCTCCCACCATGTCATCCCGACCGGAGGGAAGGACCTTTTGCAAGCGATAAGTCTACAACGGACCAGTCAGAGGCAGAATTCCTCTTCGTACCTCATCGGAAGGACATCTGTTTTGGAACGAGGTCAACCCTCACCCACCATGTCATCCCGACCGGAGGGAGGGACCTTTTGCGAGCGATAAGTCTACAACGGAACAGTCAGAGGCAGAATTCCTCTTCGTACCTCATCGGAAGGACATCTGTTTTAACGAGGTCAACCCTCTCCCACCATGTCATCCCGACCGGAGGGAGGGACCTTTTGAGAGCGATAAGTCTACAGCAGACTGGTCAGACGCAGAAGACTCCTCTTCGTACCTCCTCAAATGACATTTGTTTTGGAACGTTCAAGCAAGCTTTGACAACTTTTAAAAAGTTGTCAAAGCTTGCTTGAACGTCTATTATTGGCTACTGCTTAAGCGTAGCTATTCAACATTACCGGCATTACCAGCATCAGCACGTCCTCGTTTTCATCGCCACCTTGCGGTAACAACAGGCCGGCACGGTTAGGTGTCGACATTTCTAAGGATACCTCTGCACTGCCCAGGTTTTTCAGCATCTCGATCAGGAAACGGGCGTTGAAGCCGATCTCCATATCATCACCTTCGTATTGGCAGGTTAAACGCTCGTGCGCTTCGTTGGCAAAGTCGATATCTTCTGATGAAATATTCAATTCGCTGCCATTGATTTTTAAACGCACTTGGTGGGTTGTTTTATTAGCGTAGATAGCCACGCGGCTCAATGAGCCTAAAAAGGCCTGACGATCAATCAGTAATTTATTAGGATTGGTTTGTGGTATAACAGCTTCGTAGTCTGGGTAACGCTCGTCAATTAAGCGGCATACCAGGTTAATATTGCCAAATTTAAAAAACGCACTGGTGTTGTTATATTCAACGGCTACGCTTGTCTCGTCAGACGGTAAAGACGATTTTAACAGGTTCAAAGCTTTCTTGGGCAGGATGAACGACGTTGTACCAGCAGCCTTTGCGTCTTTACGTCGGTAACGAACCAGCTTGTGCGCGTCTGTTGCCACAAAGGTTAACGATGTGGTTGATAACTGGCAAAAAACACCCGTCATGGCGGGGCGCAACTCATCGTTACTTACCGCGAAAATAGTTTTATTGATCGCTTCAGCTAAAACAGAAGCAGGCAGGTTTACTGATGAAGCATTTTCTACCACGGGGATCTTAGGGAAATCGTCGCCGTTCTCGCCGCTTAGCTTGTACTTACCGTCACCTGCGTTAATTTCTATAGCAAATGTTTTATCATCTACCGAAAAAGCGATGGGCTGCTCGGGCAATGATTTCAAAGTATCCAACAAAATACGCGACGGAATAGCCACACGCCCGTTCTCCTTGGCTTCGACAGATAAAGAGGTAGTCATACTGGTTTGCAGGTCAGTAGCCGAGATGGTTAGGTTGCTATCTTTGATCTCGAATAAAAAGTTTTCCAATATGGGCAATACGGTACTGCTGCTCAAAGCGCCGCTAACGGCCTGTAATTGTTTGAGCAAGGTTGATGTCGAAACAATAAATCTCATATTCTGTTCAATATTATCTATCAAAAATAGAAAAATTAGCGCGCATACTTTCGTCTGCGGATATAATGTTGAAAAATAGCAAATATTAACACCATTGCAACAGGCAAAACATTATTGATCAGTTGCCAGTTTAATTTTTCGCTACGGATGCGGGGCCTGTCCAACAGCCTTAATTGTACCTCTTTGGTACGCAAACCTATCAAGCCGGAATCATCCGTCATGTAATCGGCTATGTTAAGCAGCAGGTTTTTATTGCCGTATGATTGCTGAGTATAGCGGTCGAAACCCAACTGAAAAGGCGACCCATCGCCTGCCACCTGGTTTTTAAAAATATCGCCATCGCTCAAAACAATCATTTTGGTTGGCTTGCTTTGCTGCAGCACATCAACCTTTTCGTGTATGCTATCAGGCACCGGCCTGTTACGGAAATCGGATATGAAGGTGCCTTCCAGCAATACCCCCACCGTTTTAACCGGGCTTTGGAATGTTTTAGGATCGGGTACTTCTTCCAGCATCTGTAACGATAACAGGTGCGGCGCGCTTAACTTGCGGTTAAAGGGCGATGTTGTTAAAAGGATTGTTTTTCTGGTACCCTTAACCGCCAGCGTATCTATAGTGCTGGCAAATTCGCTGCGGATGCCATCCAGGTTTTTTACCAGCGGGTGTTTGGATACCGGCACAAATATCGGATAAAACAACCAGGGCACCATTTGCAATTGCCCCTGCCCTGCCACGTTACCCGTATTAACGGGGATTTGCGCGCAGTTCATGTCCATAATTAAATCGTAGTTGATGCGGATGCCGTAACGAAACAACTGATCGTCGAGGTTGAGTTGTTTAGCAAAGGCCAACTGCTCAGAACCGTGCCCACGCAGACTATCCAGTTCGGCGCTTACCTGGTCAATACTCCATAAAACCCGGCCGCCATGCATAAGGTATTGGTCTACCTTAAATTTTTCGTCTTCGGTAAACGGCCTGTCGGGTTTGGCAATGATGAGCAGCTTTATTTTTTGCAGATTAGCCAAAGGGATTGTTTTGAGGTTAACGCGCCCTACCTCAAAGCCGTCCGACAGGGATTTCATGGCGTCGTTCAGTTGCAGGTCTGTTAGCTCATGGTGCCCTTCGGTAAAACCAATTTCGGGCTTGCCATCTGCCACTACCTTTTTAATGGCCGATGCAAAAACGTACTCCAGGTTTTGGATGGAGTTGTTAAGCTGCTCATCGTAACTGAGCCCCATGCGGGTTTGCAATAACTTAACCGGGATCTGTTTATCACCTGAGGATACCAGCGCCGAGGGGAAGATAATTTTTTGAGTTAACCCGTTATCGTTCTTTACGCTCAGGTTGGTGGGCTCAATTCCCTTGGCCTGCAAATTTTGTATCGCCTGGGCTTGCTCCTGCTGGTTCATCCCTTCCAAAGGGGCAACAAATTCAAATTGCAGGGTGCGGCGCGAGTAAGCCTGCAGGTCTGTGAGCATATCGCGGGTAGCGCCTTGTAATCTTTTAAATCCGGCGGGCATCTCAGTCCCCTGCAAATAAACCGTTATTTTAACCGGTTTGGCCAGGCTATCCATTAAATTGCGGCTGATGCTTGTCAGCGTATAGCGCTTCTCTTTGGTAAAATCAAAACGGGTAAATACGCGTGCCGATAAAAACCCGATCACTAAAACAGCCACTGCAAAAAGGGCCGCTTGTGTTAAATCTTTCTTCCGGTTGCCGCCTACCATTTTCTACCTCCTACAATGGTTTTGGTGATCATCAGAAATATTGCGATGAAACTCAGAAAGTAAACCAGGTCGCGCGTATCCAGCACACCCCGGCTGATGGATTGATAATGCTGATTGATGCCATAATCCTGCAAGCCCAGATCCTGTAAAGAAAGTAAGGTACTCAACGAATCTAATCCGCTGAAGGCGAAAAAACAAAGAAAAACAGCCACCGTAAAGGCGATAATCTGGTTACTGGTAACCGACGAAGCAAACAGGCCGATGGATACAAAGGCACCGCCCAACAAAAACAAACCGATGTATGAGCCTATAACAGCACCCGTATCAATATTTCCCTTCGGGTTACCCAACTGATAAACCGAATAATAATAAACCAAGGTAGGCAACAGGGCAAACAGTACCAACAGCAGGCAGGCGAAGTATTTGCCCAGCACAATTTGCCAGTCGGTTAAAGGACGGGTGGCCAGCAGCTCGAAGGTGCCTTCTTTACGTTCTTCGGCCAGCGAGCGCATGGTAATGGCGGGAATGAGGAACATAAACAGATAAGGGGCCGTACTGAACAGGCTATCCAAACCGGCATAACCGTATTCTAAAATACTTGATTCGGGGAATACCCATAAAAACAAGCCCAGTACCAATAAAAAAACACCGATGGTAACGTAGGCCACCATGGAGCTCAGGTACGAGGAGATTTCTTTTTTTAAAATGATTAGCAAGGGTGTTCGATATTAATTGTACGAATATATAAAATGTCATTTCGAACGAGGTACGAGAGAGAAATCTTTTGCGCGTGATCAGTCTGCTATAGACTTATCGCTCGCAAAAGATTTCTCACGCTGGTCGAAATGACAGGAGGGTGATTTCTCAAATAAGTTCCCGATTTCACCACCCCACCCTATACGCAACCCTTATCCCGGTTACCTGATACTGATTTTGCGAGTAACCTTCATACCGGAAGCCGATATCAATATCGCTGTAGGTGTTCAGGGGGGCTTCAAAACCAAAGCCGATAGCGTAGGCAAACATATTACCCGAACCGTAGTTGGCTTTAAGTGCTGTACCTAATTCGCCCTCGCTATAAAAACCCGGACCTACAAAGTATTTAAGCCCCGCTTTTAAGGGTATAAACGCCGGGTGCAGGTTAGTGCTTTGTCCCGAAAAATTTAAAAACGAGCCTTTGTAATTATACACGTTGTAGCCGCCGGTTAAGGTAACGCCTAAAGTTCGGGCAACCCGTACCTCCGCCTTGCCCGAACCACCATAACTAATGCTGAACGGACTGTTGGATGGGACACCCAATTCAAAGCCGCCGCTAAAAAAGAAGCTTTTAATATCGCCGTTATTTCGGGATTGACCTGTGGCAGTTTTAAAGGCGGCTATAGTTAATATAAATAGTAAAAGTTTCTTCATTATTTTTTTTGGGATTTCACTGATTATTTGGGGGATTTCACCGATTGATTTTTGCGATTACACTGATTAGTTTGATGATTTCACCGATTGGGTTGATGATTACACTGATTGGTTTGGTGATTCCACCGATTCTGTTTTGGTGATTCAACGGTTAATATGTAAAGTAATTATTCCTGAGGTGTAGTAATCAGGTTGGTGAGTTCAATAAAAATACTTTCGAGGGTTTTATACTGATGTTTTTCGAGCAGACCGGTTAACGAATCGTCGGCTACAATTTCGCCTTTATTGATGATGATCACCTGGTCGCAAACGGCTTCTACCTCCTGCATGATATGGGTGGACAGGATGACGGTTTTGTTTTTGCCCAATTCGCGGATCAGTTGGCGGATGCCTACTAACTGGTTGGGATCTAATCCGGAGGTGGGCTCGTCCAGGATCAGCACCTCCGGATCGTGAATTACAGCCTGGGCCAGCCCTACCCGCTGGCGGTAGCCTTTGGATAATTGCCCTATCTTTTTATGCTGCTCGGGGCCTAAGCCCGTTAATTCGATCACTTCGGCAATACGTTTGGCCTTGTTGTGCAGCTGATGAATATCGGCTATAAAGCCTAACGACTCCTTTACATACATATCCAGGTATTGCGGGTTGGTTTCGGGCAGGTAACCAATGTGCTGCCTTACCTGCAAGGGCTGCGTAGCCACGTCAAAGCCATAAACCGATGCGCTGCCCGATGTTGGCGGGATAAAGCAGGTGAGCATTTTCATGGTGGTTGATTTGCCTGCGCCATTAGGGCCTAAAAAACCTAATACCTTGCCGGGCTGCGCCGTGAAGGATATACTGTTTACGGCCTTTTGTTTATCGTAAATTTTGTTGAGATTTTTGACCACAATCATGGCGTAAAATTAGTGAATTAATTTAACCACCAAGGGGGATAACCTGGTACTCGTCATCTAAAATAGATCGCTATTAAAACAGAGCTTAACAAGCGTGCCTCATCTGCATTGCCGGTAACATCGCACGTAGAAATATATTTTCCTTAACGCTGCAAACGCATTAAAAAAGTAAGAGGAGGCACCTACGGAGCCAAAGCGGGTTAAAGGCGTTTTGTCCTATAAACAGGCTACTCCGCTGGAGTAAAAAAAAATCGCTAAAGAGCTCCGGTAGGAGCTTCCTGTTTATAGGGAACAAAAAAGAAGTTTTGGCTCCGTAGGTGCCCCCTTGTCATCAGGTTACCCTTTTTGCGCCAATAAAATCAAATCAACTTTTTTGATGCGTTTGCCCCCTCTTACACAAAAACCCCCTCCCATCTTCCATCAAAAAATATATCTTTGCCCTGTTATGAGTAAAAATACCGACGAGCTATTTAAAAATGTCATCTCGCATGCCAAGGAGTATGGCTTTGTTTTTCAATCGAGTGAAATTTACGACGGACTGAGCGCCGTATACGATTACGGTCAGAATGGTGCCGAACTAAAAAACAACATCAAAACCTATTGGTGGAAAGCCATGGTGCAAATGCACGAGAACATTGTAGGTATTGACTCGGCCATATTTATGCACCCCAAGATATGGAAAGCCAGCGGCCACGTTGACGGCTTTAACGATCCGATGATTGATAACAAGGATTCGAAAAAGCGCTATCGCGCAGATCAGCTGATTGAAGAGAGAATAGCACTATACGATACCGAAGGTAAAACTGACCTTGCTGAAAAGTTACAGCATGACATGGACGAGGCGCTGAAAAGCGATGACCTGGGCCGCCTGCGCGAAATTATTATAGAACACGGCATTAAATGCCCTATATCGGGCACCGCTAACTGGACAGAAGTACGCCAGTTTAACCTGATGTTCAGCACCCAGTTTGGCGCCATGGCAGAAGGATCAGAAGAAATATACCTGCGCCCCGAAACCGCGCAAGGCATTTTTGTTAACTTTTTGAATGTTCAAAAATCCGGAAGGATGAAGATTCCTTTCGGGATAGCACAAATTGGTAAGGCTTTCCGTAACGAGGTGATAGCCCGCCAGTTTATTATCCGCATGCGCGAGTTTGAGCAAATGGAGATGCAATTTTTTATTCGCCCCGGCACCGAAATGGAATGGTATGAATATTGGAAAGCGGCCCGTTTAAAATGGCACGTTGCCCTGGGTACCGACCCTGCCAAATATCAGTATCACGACCACGCCAAGCTGGCCCACTACGCCAATGCCGCGGTTGATATTGAATACGAGTTTCCGTTTGGTTTTAAAGAGGTTGAGGGCATCCACAGCCGTACTGATTTTGATTTAAGCCAGCATCAAAAGTTTTCGAACAAAAAAATGCAATACTTCGACCCCGAGGTTGACCCTGAAACCGGCAAACCTTATGGTAATTATATTCCTTACGTAATAGAAACTTCTATCGGTTTGGACCGAATGTTTTTATTAACGATGATAAACGCTTACGAGGAAGAAGATTTAAGCACCGAAGAGCGCCAGGACAGCCGTACCGTACTGCGCTTGCCGGCTGTATTGGCCCCGGTTAAGGCGGCCATCTTCCCCTTAACCAAAAAAGACGGATTGCCTGAAAAGGCACGCGAAATAATGGATAAGCTGAAATTGGAATACAATGTACAATACGAAGAAAAAGATGCCATAGGCAAGCGCTACCGTCGCCAGGATGCCATTGGTACCCCTATTTGTATTACCGTTGACCACCAGAGCTTAGAAGATAATACCGTAACCATACGCCACCGCGACAGCATGGCGCAGGAACGCGTTCCGGCAGATGACCTCACCCGCATATTAGGCGACGTGGTAAGCTGGAAAAATGTATTGGGATAAAAACCGTCAACCATAAAGCTGCCTTAGCTGCCGCAGCTCTCCTATAAAAAGCACCCGTACGCAAAGCACGGGTGCTTTTTTTGCGCAATCCCCTAATAACCGGTAAACAATAACCAATAACTCCGTTCACCGACATTATCGGATTTAAGAAGTTAGTTTCATCGCGTTTACCGAGATTTTACTGCCGTTCACCTAAAAATGATAGTAAAATGAGACACTGCGAGGCATCTTTGTTTCAACAAACAACGATACCTTATGAACACTTTACTCGCCGTACAAATTATACACCTCATTATAAAAGCCGCCGTATATGTGCAGCACGTAATTCATTTAAGCGGGCACCTCATCAAATAGTTATTATACGGATAGGCATTATTTATTACGGTGTTATTAATTACTGTTAATTAAAATAGCACTGTGACGAATAGTTTTAGTTTGTCTGCTGGAATTGCAAGCTTTAATTTGTAATAGAATGAAAGCCCATTTGGTTTGCTCCTTTGCTGATGAAAAACAAACCAGTGAATTACAGTTTATAATAATAAACTATTGATTTTCAATGCAAAACCCCTCTACATCATGTCATCCCGACGGGAGGAGGGATCTTTTAAAAGCGGTGAGTATGCATTAGATTAGGTGCACGTGCTATTTTTGCTCCAACAATCAGTATTCTTTAATTTAGAGCATCGGCACGCTCAATCGCCGCGTGAAGAAGCCCCACCCAACCCTCCGCAATAGGCTACCGTGTACCCATATCTTTTTGGTAAAACCTCATCGGGGTTAAAGCTCGGTAGCATATTGGCGAAATGGAGTTTGCGTACCGTTTGGTACGCTACTTCTTCGCTTTTTTATAAGCGCAATTCAAAAAAAACGGAGCATCATACAGCGGATATGTGTCGTACCCACTACCAACATCATTAAGTTGAAATTGATTGCTTACAAGTTGATGATCTATTCGCGCCAAATCAATAATACACTAACAAACAGGATATTACAATAAAAAATCTCTGCGCTTTATAATCGCTCGCATAGAACACACCCCTCCACCCCTCTCGAGAGGGGAATCGCACGGGCCGCCGCTTTTTTTTCATATTACATTGATAATGAGTGACTTTATTTAGCCCCCCTCTTGAGAGAGGGGGTGGGCTGGGCATTGCGGCTGCAGGGGTGTGTTCACCGTGCGACGAACTCTGCAACTTGCGTGAACTGCTTAAATAATGGTAGCGTACTTACGGGCACTAAACGTTTTGTGATTGTTCATTGCTACAGAGCTTTTACTCCTCCGGAGTATTCTTTAATGATACCAAAAAGATCTGGGTACACGGTAGTCCAGTAGGGAGGGCTTAAAAAGTCTCCCCTACCGGGGAGGATTATGCACTGTGTTGGTTTTTTGGGTGTGCATGAGAGCTTACGCTGTTTAGAGGGGCTTTGGACTGCCCGATCCTTCCGCCCACAGGCCAAACCCGGCCCGGCGTGCAGTCGGGGCCTTTGCCCGCTTTTGCTTATACATCAGAGAAGATCACGGAGGTTCAAAACGTCATAGCCATTAAAACCTGCAACATCACGTATAGCAATCAACGCGATAAAAAGATTGAGATCAAAGCCTTTTGAAAGGCTTGATGTGGTGTTGCTTTAACCGGCGATAGAGCATCCCGATATAAATTAAATCATAAACCAAAATAGCCACAAACAACAATTGCATTAAGGGCGAATTGCTATAAGTTTTGGTTTGCGTGTAAAAGGCTACCGACGCCAGCAAAGTACCCAGCATTTTTAAAATAGCGATATAGATGCTTTGCCCATCGACAGCTCTGCGCTCGCGCAGCATCACGATAAACAATACCGACATCATCAGATTTTGGCCAAATGCCGCGTAAGCGCCATACCTGTCCTTTAGGGCATCGCTTAAAAACAAGATGAGGGTAAAGGTAAGGGCAAAGCCCAACAAAAATTCCAGGTAAAAGGTAAACGACCTGCTGGCGCGCCGGATGCCGGGGCCAAAGCGCAGGTATTGCAGCAATATCAACAAATCGAACGTGAACCATATCCTATCCACAACCAGTTGCGGCATAGTATGCGGCTGCACAAACGAGTAAATAGTTTCCCAGGATAAATTGGCACAGAGGGCAGCCAAAGGCATACCGTAAGTAAGATCCAGTATTCCGCGGCGGATGATGAGCAAGTAAGTCAGCGTCCAGCAAATACCGGAACCTATCATCAGTTGATTAAAGACAGACATCCTCAAATGTAAATCAAAGCGCCGGATTTAACGGCTTTTGTTAAACAAAAAGGGTGAGCCCTTTAACAGATCACCCTTTGTACTTTATCCAATTTATTAATTTACCCTGCGTAGGTAGCGGTTAAAGTAATAGGCACATTTAAAGCCTTTGATATAATACAGTTAGCCTTTGCACCTTCGGCAATTTTTTGAAAGGTTTCGTTATCTACGCCATCAATGGCCGAAGCTTTTAATTCCAGGTGGATACCGGTAATGGATAAGGCGGCCATATCCAAATCTAAAATAGCTTCGGTATCCAGATCGTTAGGTGTAAAACCGGCCTGTGTTAAAGCGGCGCCAACGGCCATGGTAAAACAACCAGCGTGCGCGGCGGCTATTAACTCTTCGGGATTGGTGCCTACACCATCTGCAAAGCGTGTTTTAAACGAATATTGCGTATCATTTAAAACAGTGCTTTGAGTTGAAATTTTTCCCTGGCCGGCTTGCAGTGTGCCATTCCAATGTGCTTTTGCGGTACGTTTCATTTTTATGTTTTTAGGTTATTGAATAGGTGAAATTAATCAATTGTTTTTAAACTGTATGTTACCATTTAGCTCTTTCGTACTGTACGGGCCATTTCACTTCGTGGCCCAGGATATGGGCAGCGCGTAAAGCAAAGTGCGGGTCGCGCAGGTGCTGACGTGCCAGTAACACCATGTCGGCCTGTTCATTTCTGATGATCTGGTCGGCCTGCTCGGGGTCCGTTATCATGCCTACGGCACCAGTTAATATCCCGGTTTCTTTTTTTACGGTTTCGGCAAATTGCACCTGGTAACCCGGGCCGACCGGTATTTTGGCTTTAGGCACGTTACCGCCGGTTGAGCAATCAACCAGGTCGACACCTTGCTCTTTAAGGCGATGAGCCAGTTGTACTGAGTCGTCGGCAGTCCAGCCACCCGGCGTCCAGTCGGTTGCCGAGATCCGTACAAACAACGGAAACTCTTCGGGCCATGCGCTCCTTACTACTTCAGTAATTTCAAGCAACAAACGAATCCTGTTTTCAAACGACCCGCCGTATTCATCGGTACGGTGATTACTCAGAGGCGATAAAAACTGGTGTATCAGATAACCGTGCGCCGCATGCAGTTCGATCACTTTGAAACCCGCTTTGATGGCACGATAGGTTGCTTCCTTAAAATCGGCCTTTATTTTATCAACGCCTTCCTGATCAAGCTCCAAAGGCTTTTCTTCCCCATCGGCAAAAGCCAGATCACTTGCCGATACGGCCTGCCATCCGCCGCTTAACAGCGGTATTTGCACATTACCATTCCAGGGGCTAAAATGGCTGGCCTTGCGCCCGGCATGTGCCAGTTGCACACCGGCTATAGCTCCCTGCTGATGGATAAAGCCTGTAATATTTTGTAGTTGCTCAATATGCTCATCTTTCCAGATGCCAAGATCATCGGGGGTTATTCTTCCTTCCGGGGATACTGCTGTAGCTTCGGTTATAACCAGAGCCGCTCCTCCCACCGCCATGCTGCCTAAGTGAACCAGGTGCCAGTTATTGGCAAAACCATCAACGCTTGAATATTCGCACATGGGCGATACCGTGATCCGGTTTTTTAACTCGATGCCCCGGATGGTTAACGGACTAAAAAGGT
Proteins encoded in this window:
- a CDS encoding IS3 family transposase produces the protein KIYLSPIIDMFDGEVISYSISKSPNMQMIDEMLYEAFDKVKDIRGLIFHSDQGWQYQHYGYRKALEKHGIIQSMSRKGNCLDNALAESFFGILKTELLYKQSFETAEEFITSLKEYIHYYNNERIKNRLNGKSPVEYRALVQKT
- the gldG gene encoding gliding motility-associated ABC transporter substrate-binding protein GldG, whose protein sequence is MVGGNRKKDLTQAALFAVAVLVIGFLSARVFTRFDFTKEKRYTLTSISRNLMDSLAKPVKITVYLQGTEMPAGFKRLQGATRDMLTDLQAYSRRTLQFEFVAPLEGMNQQEQAQAIQNLQAKGIEPTNLSVKNDNGLTQKIIFPSALVSSGDKQIPVKLLQTRMGLSYDEQLNNSIQNLEYVFASAIKKVVADGKPEIGFTEGHHELTDLQLNDAMKSLSDGFEVGRVNLKTIPLANLQKIKLLIIAKPDRPFTEDEKFKVDQYLMHGGRVLWSIDQVSAELDSLRGHGSEQLAFAKQLNLDDQLFRYGIRINYDLIMDMNCAQIPVNTGNVAGQGQLQMVPWLFYPIFVPVSKHPLVKNLDGIRSEFASTIDTLAVKGTRKTILLTTSPFNRKLSAPHLLSLQMLEEVPDPKTFQSPVKTVGVLLEGTFISDFRNRPVPDSIHEKVDVLQQSKPTKMIVLSDGDIFKNQVAGDGSPFQLGFDRYTQQSYGNKNLLLNIADYMTDDSGLIGLRTKEVQLRLLDRPRIRSEKLNWQLINNVLPVAMVLIFAIFQHYIRRRKYAR
- a CDS encoding thioredoxin family protein, which encodes MKSKAKLLSIVLLLIAVQVTTVNSYAQTKAASKTPTGILFIEDQWQLALKQAAAQHKYIFVDAYATWCGPCKMLKATTFKNDKVAAFYNKNFINVAMDMEKGIGPQLAKEWQMQAYPTLIIFNSKGQPVLGTVGFMPADKLLQFGQQALAKKI
- a CDS encoding chorismate mutase yields the protein LLAKTGRVSVLRAGIWKPRTRPGEFEGIGSIGLEWLKRAKAETGLPTAVEVATAKHVEEALKGGVDVLWIGARSTANPFTVQEIADALRGVDVPVIVKNPVNPDLSLWIGALERVNNAGITKLAAIHRGFSSHEKTAFRNEPMWDLAISLKTHAPDLPIICDPSHICGNRELIPYIAQKALDLDMQGLIIESHIDPSVAWTDAKQQLTPSALDEIMSRLEIRKPGAGTAEVKDKLAILRNDIDKIDDLVIQKIAERMQIVEKIGNYKKDNGITILQVNRWDEILQKRTAYGAALKLSKEFTEKLLELLHSESIRKQTEIMNKDGISGSEQEHLTHA
- the gldF gene encoding gliding motility-associated ABC transporter permease subunit GldF, whose amino-acid sequence is MLIILKKEISSYLSSMVAYVTIGVFLLVLGLFLWVFPESSILEYGYAGLDSLFSTAPYLFMFLIPAITMRSLAEERKEGTFELLATRPLTDWQIVLGKYFACLLLVLFALLPTLVYYYSVYQLGNPKGNIDTGAVIGSYIGLFLLGGAFVSIGLFASSVTSNQIIAFTVAVFLCFFAFSGLDSLSTLLSLQDLGLQDYGINQHYQSISRGVLDTRDLVYFLSFIAIFLMITKTIVGGRKW
- the dnaN gene encoding DNA polymerase III subunit beta, translated to MRFIVSTSTLLKQLQAVSGALSSSTVLPILENFLFEIKDSNLTISATDLQTSMTTSLSVEAKENGRVAIPSRILLDTLKSLPEQPIAFSVDDKTFAIEINAGDGKYKLSGENGDDFPKIPVVENASSVNLPASVLAEAINKTIFAVSNDELRPAMTGVFCQLSTTSLTFVATDAHKLVRYRRKDAKAAGTTSFILPKKALNLLKSSLPSDETSVAVEYNNTSAFFKFGNINLVCRLIDERYPDYEAVIPQTNPNKLLIDRQAFLGSLSRVAIYANKTTHQVRLKINGSELNISSEDIDFANEAHERLTCQYEGDDMEIGFNARFLIEMLKNLGSAEVSLEMSTPNRAGLLLPQGGDENEDVLMLVMPVMLNSYA